The DNA region TTGAAAGTATTGATGTCGATGGCGAAAATCACATGCGAGTTGTTCACCACGATCCAGCCTATACCGTCCCGGATAACCATAGACTGGGCCACATCGCCCAACTTGAACCCGTTGGCACGGTAAAACACTTCATTCTCCACTTCGCACGTGGCGGGATCGTAGTAGGAAAGCGTGGCATTGCTGTACTGGAAATTCCCCTCGTTGGTAATGAAAAGACCAGAGGCCGATACAGAGAAATCTTCCATCTCTCCGTAATCCCATTTCATGCAACTGCCGAAAACTGGCAGGCAGAAAAGAAAAAGGCAAATCCGTTGTATTGTTCTGCTCATTGTCATTCGGATAAAAAAGAGTACCCGAATCATTACGGGTACTCTGGTTAAGGTATAAGGTTTAATCCTGCTGCGTATATTGTTTGTCCTTCATATTTTGGAAGGTTGGGTTATACCCACATTTCGTCACGCTCCAACTTTCCCCCGTAATCATTCCGTTTTCTATAAACTTGCCGAAGAAAGTGTAGTCGGTAAATTTCGTCAAACCGTCAAAAACAACCCCATGCAAGGTCTCCAACTTCTCCATGGAAAGTGTTTCCTGAGAAAGAGAAGTCGCACTTTTTATCTGTAGCGTACCATCTATAGTCTGTAATTTATCACAAGTAATGCCTGTTGCTTTATTAACGAACAACCCTTCACCTCCTACGTGAAGCAATTCCGGAATATCCAGCGATTTACTTTGTAAAGATATTGCTAACGAACCCTCTCCCTCTTTATAATATACAGGAGAAGCTGAACAACAAACTTTGGATAGTAAGGGCAAGTTACAACTGGTAAAATTTCCAGATAAATAGAACTGTCCTCCCACTTCTTTCAAGACTGGCATTGTGATTGAAGCAAACATGGGTATTTGGATATATCCATATCCATCTATGATTTCCAAGTCGGGAAATTTGGCATTGCTTCGCATTTGGCCTGTCACATTTAGATTTCCATATACATGTTGAATTGTCGATATGGTATAATCGATATTGTTGGTGGTTGGCTTACAAGTGAAGTCTTTGATATTCTTGAACGTGATTTCAGGGAACTTATTATTCGTGAGACTGGTGATGACAAAATTTACATTTGACAAATCTTCGGCTGTTTCAATTTTGGAGAGCTGCACCTTGTTTATAATTTCAATCTGGGGCGCTGTTTCTCCGAAGGTTTCAAATCGGGCGTTCGGCAACAGCAGTGTTCCGCTCACATCTTCAAGATAATCCAGCGTGATGCTTCCAAGTGTGGTGATCTTGCTCCAGTCGGGAAGTTGTTTGAGTGCCGTGAAATTCTTTATCTTTATCTGTCCCTTTATCGTTGTCAGTTTGTCCATTCCACCGAAAGCCTGAAGCACGTCATTTCGTTGGGGAACAAAACTACCGGTAGGAGGAGCTTCCATATTGGCTTCCATAATAATACTTCCGTTTACTGTTTCGATTTCCGGAAGGTTGATGGTTTCCAACATCACGGGGACGGTATGGAAATCAAGGCCACCGGTCTCTTTCAGCTTAAGGAAGCTCATGGAAGTCAGCTTGGCAAGATTGTTTACGGACAAGACCCCTCCGACACTTGTCAGTTCCGGTATTTCCAAAGACGCAATCGAACCGGCTGCTGTGTTCTCTTCATTGAGTCCTTGAAGATTCAGATCCTGACCTACAGTAGTCAGAACCGGAAACTCAAAACTCTGTAACGACGACGCATTGAACATCACGCTTCCTTCAATAGTTGCCAGTTTCTCGAATAGGACATACGTCACTTGGTCGTTATATACCGATATGTCTCCGGAGAGCGTTTCCAATGCTTTCATGGAAATCATGTGAAGTTCCGTAGCTTTCGAGGCGACATCGGTCGAACCTACCTGTAAACCTCCGGCAGAAACGATATTATCCAACCCTGTCAAGTCTGCACCGTTGTAACTGTTACGAATGACAATGTTGCCAGTAACCTCTTTCAAAGATGCCAATGCAGATATGTCAGTGATTTTTTCTGCCTCTTCCGCATCAGAGCCGATAATCAGGTTCCCTTTGACAACGGTTGTTTTGGTTGCGGCAAAAGAAGCTACCTCCTCGGTGGTCTTCAACTCCACATCTCCGTCAGATTCTATCTCGCTTTTCACGACCTTATAGGTATATTCGCGGGCATCTCCGTTATAGGATGTCACCCGGAAGGTTCGTTCGTTATCCCAGTCCGTTACCGTTTCAGGATCAGGTATGATTGTTGCAGAAGTTGTGTACTTGAATTCCACTTCGGCGTTGTTCAGCGATACCGTATAGGGAACGGTTATTGTTACTGTATTGTCCGTAATGTCGGCCGTGTACGATTTCCCGTCCACGGTCATCACGACCGATGTGATGAAATTTTCATCTGCATCTTCAGGTATAATTTCATCGTTTTTGTCACACGCTCCCAAAAAGAACAAGGATAGGAGCATGGGAAGAAAATAAATTTTCATACTTGTAATTTTTATTATTTGGTTAGATCCTCAAAAGAAAATACCTCCGTAGAAACTTCGCCCAGCCAGCCGCTTTTGGCCAGAACACCGCATTGTATTTTGATAAAGTCAATATATTGCAGATTGGCTTCCGTTCCATCGGCATGGATGGCATTGGAAATTTTGAAACCGTTCCTTTGTCCGCTTCCATCCACCGTACTGCCGCCTTCTATCTGGTCGTTTCCGAAATTATCCACGTACCCCCAGTCATAACTCTGATTATCCCAATAACCGGTTTGAGAATCTTGGGTGTTGCGGGCGGCCAGACAAGTGCCTGTCAGGGTATAACTGTTTTCCGAAATCCAAGCCGGATAATAATAGTCTTGTGTATGATAAGCGGACAGATAGTCTACCCAGCCGTTTCTACCGTCGGAACTGATCCATTGGACATCCATTTTTTTGCCTTCCGGACGGTAATAGGTCACTTCAAAATTCTGTATTGTTTCTTCCTTGCCTGCTTCAGATCCTTTCAGTTCGTACCACTCGTCATCCGGCAATCCGTTTCCGTTTATATCTTGCATGACCCATACGATACCCGGTTCGGAACTGCCGTCAAAGGCGTTCCCCTGAACACAGAAATCATATTGGTTACCCGAATTGGGAATACTGTGGTCGAAGCCGACGATGATATAACCCCCGAAAGAACCTAAAGAGACGTGCAGTTTGTCTTTCAAACGCTGTGTTGCCCATGCGACAGCCGCTTCAGGGGATGTTTCGTTGCCGGTCATACCGCCTATCGTGCTCGTCTCGTTGATAAATTGGCCGGGAGCTGGGGTATATTCATAGACTTTATTCCAGAGCTTGGAACTTCCCGAAGCCCGGAAGCCGTCTTGTTCCTTTTTGTCCACACAAACGACTTTTACGGTGGCAGTGACAGCCGTTTTCCCTTTGTCGATATTCCTGCTTATTTTTTCCGTCGGTGTGTCTTCCGACACAGTACAGGAGACGGTGTATTCTCCGGGTGCGGACGGCGTGAACTTGAACATGCGTTCCACTTCTCCTTCCATGACCTGACCGTCCACACTCCACTCAAAACGGGGATTGTCGAAATACTCCAACAACGGACGCAGGAAAACAGGACGGTCGGCAAAAGTGTACCTGTCCGTGGATGTTTGCAGGTAAGACGGGGTCGGGAATTTGACAACGTAGGGCATCGTTTCCACGACCTCTACGCTTACGTCTTTCGTTGTTGTCCCATCTATATTGGAAGCGTTGATTGTCACCGTATAAACACCGAGTTCTTTTTCATTGAAAGTATAAGTATTCTCGGTGGAAACGATTTTTCCTTCCCGTACCCATTCGATTTTGAACCCTTCGACATCCGAATGCTGAATATCGGGAGTAAATGTGTAATCGGTATTCCGGACGACTTTTAGCCCCTGCGAAGGTAGTGCCAGTGAGATGACCGGAGGGGTGAGTTCTTTCACTTCTACTTTCAGTTCCTCTTCGGCATAGCCTTCCGCATTGTCTACTCTTAGTTTGACATAAAAATCCCCGCATTCATTCCATGTACGTTGAAGAGACGGACCCGAAGAAACCAGCGTACCGTCTATCGTCCAAGCAAAAAGAGCATCTTCAACATTCTGGTATGTCGGGGCGATAGTCAATTCGTGATCGACCTTGACCGTGTAAATACCGGTCTCGCTGTCAAGTTCTATTATAGGTTGTCCTCCTACTTCTTCGGTAATGACTTCATCCTTGTTGCAGGAGGTGAACAGCATACAGGCAGAAATAATAAAATAGTGAAAACGATGCATGATGTGTGGATTTTAGAAAAATAACAGGGATACCCCCGACAGAAGGGATATCCTTGTATTCTTTTTATTGTATGGTGATATCATCAATACAGATATAAGCTGGAGTATTCAAACCGTATGCTCCCGAATCCGAACCCTCGAAGTTGAATTTCACACTTTGCACCCCTTCGGCATTGATTTCCCAATAATCCCATGTCGTGATAGGATCAACCTGTTGTTGGCCGTTACGATAATCGGCTAAAAGACGTTTGTAAGTGCGGATCAGACCGCCATTCGCATCATAACATTCCAGATTCACTTGGAAATACCCTTTCATCTCTTTCAGAGGAGTCGCTACCCCCGTAGAACCGAACTGATTACCATAAGTAATGACACCATAAGTGTATGAGGTGTTGCAGATCCACAGGCCGACCAATTTCCGGGGAACATTGAAATAAAATTCTGGTTTAGCCATCCATGCCTGATTGTAAGCATCCACATATCCGTAAACGACACCGAAATTGGAACCGCTGTGCCCGGCTTCCTTATTCTGTCCTTCCGCTTCCACCGCAGTGTTATAGACAGAACATTGGTTTAGATAAGAATACCACCAGTCTCCGGTATTTCCCGACTGATTGGAGCGGATGTTCCAGTTGGAAAGTGCGATGCCGCCGCTGGAATACTCTGTGCTTCCACCTACAGTATTAAACATTGAAAGGAAGAGATATTCTTCCGGAGTATTGTCGTAAATGGTGGTTACTTGAGGATACCCTTGGTACGAATAAAGATTTTCTCCGGCCGAGGTAGGTCCTGCTAACATGCCGGGATCGAAATCATCGAAAGTGATAGTTAAAGTACCGTCCGGATTTGTCACAGCACGGGTTTGCGAAGTTCCGGAATCAACCGGGTCCATCAAAAAGTCATCGTCCGAACTACAGCCAGAGAACAAGGCGGTTGCGGTAAATAGACAGGCACCTGCCAGAAAGCGTAATTTTCTTTTCATAGGTCACTCATTTTAATGTAAAACATATTATTAACAAACACAAAAAATTCCCGTTCGTGCGGACTTACACGAACGGGAATATGTCTGTCTTCAAATATTGAATGGCCGATGAGCTATTCCTTATTTGATTACGACCCGTATATCCCGCAGGTGTAAATCTCATTCCGGTCATGGCAGGTCTTCTGACTCGTCCCGGTCATCGTGCCTTCCCGGTATTACACCAGTGGCAAAAGTTCGATGTCCGTTTTTGTGGACTCACAGCAGCGGGTACTGTCCCGGATTTTCACCGGGTTCCCTTTTCATTCGGAAGGCGTAAACCTCCCGAAACCATTTCCCGACTGCAAAATTATCTATATTACATATCAATTCCAAATAATTCATAATATTTATAATAAAACACACAAAGCATGACAACCGTACTGTTTTAATTAGAGCATTCAAGTTTACGACAAACGAAGACGGTAATTATCATACACAATATCCATAAACCAACAAAACAGCTTGCCATTTTCCATAACAATGCGTTCTGGAATAGATAACTGTTAGCTGCAATTATGCAAGCAAAAAAAGCAGACAGAATAATGACTATTAATATCATGCACCAGAAATTAATCCTATAAATTTATGGAAAACAAGTAAGGGAATGGAAGTTCCGTTGCCGCATGGATGCAGGTGAAGGACCTTCTCTTTTAACGTTGGATACGCCAATGCACGCCAACGGAAGACTCTGATATTATCTGTTTGGAAAGGATATAGGATGTGCGTTACTTTGTCGCATATTCAGAATCTTAAAAAGAATTTTAGTATGGAACTGACAATTATTGAAACAAGCGCGTATTAGGAGTTGAGAAAGCTGGTCAGCACGCTGGTCGTACAGATGGGCGACTTCCAGAAAAAGATTGCCCCGCCTGCGCCGGACAAGTGAATGGATGCGCAGGACGTATGTGATGGACTTATGCCCAAACACTTTCTGAAGAGTTTCCAGCAGCATCCCCTTGAGTATGGCCAGAACGGCAAATGCGTGGCGTCCGATGTGCGGGGTGACCTCGCCCCGGAGTTGCATTTCCTGCCTATGATTCCAAGACTGAGCCGCATGGCATTGTATTCACCTACCGGAAAGACACATTCGGGGAGTCTTTCTTTTCATCCGTACCCCTATATTTTTCAATCAGTTCGATAGCAATGGGCAATAATTTTACGACATACGCCACTCCCGTTTTTATACGGTTGCCCATCAGCCATGTACCGCCGTCGGAGTCGGTATGGATATTATCGTATGTTATGGCTTTCAAGTCCACATAGGAAAGACCGGTGAAGCACATGAACAGGAACATGTCGCGCATGGCACGCTGGCGTTTGTATCTCGGTTCTATATGGATTATCCTTTGCAGTTCCTCTTCGGAAAGGAAAGAACGCCTCTTGTATTCGGGCATACACTCGAATGATGCGAACGGATGAACCCGTATCCAGCCTTTTTCCTGCGCGATATACATCAGCCACTTCAAGGTATTGACACGCCCGAAGACAGTGGAGTTTGCCAAAGCGCATGTACCGAGCATCCAGTTGTAGTAATCCTCGATGAATGATTTCTCAAGTTCTTCGATGACAATATCCTCTGCATTCTTCTTGCTTTTCATGAAAAGCAGGAGACTCTTGTAATCGGCAACCAGACCGCAGTAGGTGCTTTCGGCTTTCTCTATGCCGATTTTCTTTTTATACGGTTCCAGCTGTTCCCTGAAAAGGTTCATAAGGGTGTGGCATTCCTCTGAGAAGCCGACATAGCGGTTATAGACTTTCTTGGCTGTAACAAAACTGTCGTGGTCGCAGATGTACTGGTAGTGCCTGGTGATTTGCGCCTTGATATTGTCAAGCTCCTGATTGAGTGTACGGGCCTCCTCGGACTTGCCTTTGGCCCGGTTGGTTTTGACGTCCCACAAAGCGAGGGACACTTCTTTCTTACAACTGAAACCGGCTTGGGTTCCATTGATGGTGATACGGCCCATAATCGGTGTCTTTCCGTTTTTTACAGACTGTTTATTCTCAAAACACTTAGCTATACATGGTCTGCGATAAGCTAAGAGAGATTCCCCTTACACAAAAGCATGGCATCTCCTTGTCGTATCTCGCCTTTATACTTTTATGTATAGTAGTCTACCGGATCGAATGAACAAGACCTATCCCATACATAAACCAATTTAGACTGCTATGTTATTTTTGAGGAAGAAGATGGAATGAGACCAGATACCCTCTTTAAGGCTGACTGTAAGTCGATTAAATGTAGAAAAAGATTGCTTTTGTCACAAGTAAAGTGTATATTTGCATTGAAAGAATCGTTCTTTGACAGAGGCAAAAGAAAACAGAATATTGTAATTCGCTCGTTTCTAAATCGTTACCTGATATTAATTAAACAGAAATAACTGTTTAATTTTCAATTAGATAGAGATTGTATGATGTTTCGCCACGTATGAAGTCAGTCTCACTCCCAATCCCAATCGCTCAGATAACTGATACAAATGTTTATTGTAAAGTCGCAAGGCACTCTCATACTGCCGCCTCTCTTCAAGAATACTTCCCGGTTGGCGTATAATCCTTAATAAATATGGTGAATCCGAATCATCACATGAATACCTCTCAATAATTTCCCACATCCACGGTTCAAGCGTAATCGTTAACATCCTCCCCGTCTTGCTACGGCGATAGCAAAGCACATTATCATGAATATCCGTCTTCCGTAGATAAGCCAAATCTATAAAAGGAATCCCTCGTAGATAATAAGAAAGGATAAACAGATCTCGTGCCATCACTAAACTTGGCTCCTCCAAATCTGCACTTGCCACCATACGAAGCTGTTCAATACTCAGCGCTCTCTTCTTCGTCTCTTCATACCCCATAAACACCTCACTAAAGAGTTGCTTAGCATCTTTCAGCACTTTCTCCTTTTCTGCTTTCCGACAAATAACCCGCAATGCTCGAAAATAGCACGCCGAAGTATTCCTCGAACATCCCGAAGCCCACAAATAGTGCTCAAACCCCAAAAAGAATCCTGCTGTCAATCCTTTAAAAGTAACTAATTCCGTATTAGCAAATTCTTCCAAGCTATGCAGCATACTCCTGCAAGTATGCTCCGCCGAAAACTTGAACAACTCTCCCAAACTATCCGCATGGACTACAATACCTTCCTTTAATGTCTTCATTTTCATCATACTGTTCTTTTTATTAATGATTATTTCCTCCCAACTCTACCTTTCAACTTTTGTTTTAGGGTAAAAAAGGAGGAAAACATCAAAAGTAAGAACAGGAGATATAGCTACTTGTCATGAAACATGCATAAATGCCTGTATCTAATGTATATAAACAAAAAAAGTAGCCATCTACATCAGATAACTACTTAATTTCTTATACTTCGCCTGGGGCTCGAATACTTTATATTATGCTTCTGTAACCGTTTGATTATCAGTCTTTCTAAAATATCAGGTTTGTGAAGTCCTCCGATTTCACCCTGTATTACCTGCTGCATTTTACAGTGGTATTCATCCTTCTATCATGTTACAAAGTTACGAAATTTCTATTTGATATGCTAATTTATGAGCCATTAATTGAACGTAGCACTCTTATAATCAGATGAATATTATACAGAACACCTTTGGCAATATTTCAGACCGGATAGAGAATCTACTCTTGAAAAGCCTTACGATAATTATCTTCCAATAACTTTTCCACATCTGATTCTTTATACAAGATCTTTCCCCCTAACTGATAATAAGGAAGCGTTCCATTGTTACGATACTCTTGCAAAGTTCTTCTGCTAATTTTTAATCATTGAGCTAACTCCTTATCTGTAATATATCGCTCTCCATTCAATGGAGGACGGCTATTATCTACGATCTTGTTCATTTTCACAAGCATACTGTCCAACGCCTTGAAAAAAGCAACAATCTGTTTGTTGTCTTTCATTATAATTCCTTCCATGGCCTATTGATTTATATTTTTTGATTTTAAAATTTTCTCTTTCCGTTGAAGCCCAACAAAAGTCAATAATGCTTCTACATCTTCCGGCTTATAGAAAATCTTGTGCTGAATTTGTGAATAAGGTAATTTACCATTATCTCTTAGGGTTTGTAATGTTCGGGGAGAAATATTCAATCTCAAACATACATCTTGGCTATCCATTCATGCACTAAGATTTTTGACATCAACTTTTTGACAAAGCGAATCTACTTGTTTTGTAAAAGCGTTGAATTGATTCATCATCTTTTCAAACAGCTTGGTTTCAATGTAAATGACTTCCATAATAACGATATTTTTAAGTTACACCATGATTTTGATGCAAGATAGGGCGTATTTGTATGATTTAGGTTATAATGTCACTTATTGTCATGAAAAGTCAGCTCTTTTCATTAGGAATGGAATTAATCAACTGGTGATAATACGAAATTACCCCAAAAGATAAAAAAGTGAAATAATAGCAAGAAAAGTGTTTTTTGTACAGATAATTTGCTATTTTTGTAGGAAAGTTACGAAATAGAAGGGTAAATGTATGATTAGAGAACTCAGTATAGAAAATTTCATGTCAATACGAAAAAAGCAAGTGTTATCTTTCGAGGCTACCAAAGACAAGACCTCTCATGAGTTATTGACTGTCGAAATCAAACCGGGGATGCGGTTAAATCGTATGCTTATACTTTATGGAGCTAATGCTTCCGGAAAAAGTAATATTCTCTATGCTTATGAAACAATATGGAGAGTGTTGATGTTTCCCTATACTAATAAGCTGCAGGCCATACCTTTTTACCCGTTTGCTTTGGATAAAGATAAAAATACCCGATTGTCCGTATCCTTTTATATAGGACAAGTACGATACGACTATTCAGTGGAGTATAATAACCGCTATATCATTTCAGAAAAAATGGAATATGCTCCTAATGGAGTATTATCTTTATTTTATAGTCGGAAGTTTGTCCATGAAGATGTAGTACCGGATATTGAATTTGGTCGTACAGTCGGTTTGCATTTGAAAAGTAAGAAAACAATTGTAGACAATACTTTGAATAACCATACTGTACTGTCTACTTTCGCAAAAGTATCTCTAAATGAAGATGCAAAGGTATTCCGTGATACCTATAACTGGATTGTTCGGTATGTGCATGGTATGAAGGGAAATACTCTTTTGGATATTGCTCAGCAGTTGATTGATAATAAAGAGAAGAAAGATTATTTTATATCGGCTATGCGAAAGGCTGATTTTAATATTTCTAATATAAGTATTGACAATGAAGCAAGAATGCAAAGTGGTAAAGATGTATTTTTTACTCATCACACCGTAGATGGATCTGATTTTACTTTATCTTCTATTGACCAATCATTGGGGACATTACGCTATTTTCAGCTACAGGAATGCATGTTTAATATGTTGCGTGAAGATCATATATATAGTTTTGATGAAATAGAAAGTAATTTGCATTATGATCTTTTGCTCCATTTTCTGACGACTTTTATGATGAATACAGCCAATTCGCAAATACTGTTCACAACACAAGACCAGCAGTTATTGGATGAAGAATTTATACGTCGGGATATGGTTTGGTTTACTGAGAAATCAAAGGAAGATGCCTCTACTGAACTTTATTGTGCTTCTGAATTTGGATTGCACAAAAATCTATCTCTTTATAAGGCATATAGAACAGGAAAACTTGGTGCAAAACCGGAATTAGGTTCCATTTTTTAAGGAAGTGATATGAAAACGCGGAAAACAAAAACGACAATAGCTGTTATTGGGGAAGGACCGACTGAAAAGTATTATTTGAAGTCATTAGAAGGTGTTATTCATGCACAAGTGAAACCAGTTGTTCCAAACCATGCTACTAGCATGACTGAATTGGAACGTCGAATAGAGCAATGCATTGATGACGGATATAACATGATATTCTGTCTAATTGATATGGATAATAAGAAAGAAGGGCGTAATCGAGAGAATTATTTAAGACTAAAAACAAAATATCATCAAAAAACGATCATCAAGAAGCGGCAGGGAACAGAAAGTCTAATACGTTTTTTTGAGAACGAGCGCTGTCTGGAAATATGGTTCTTGTATCATTTCAAATACACAACACAACAATTTAATAGCTCTAATGAATTAGCTAAGGAACTAGAGCGTATTTGTAGTTATGAAAAGACCGAAGATTTTTTAAGTAGAAAATGTAAAGGATTACATAATTTTTTGCTTGCAAATGGAGGGGATCTTGATAAAGCAATTGAGAATTCCGAGAAATCTATATTATCTAAATCAAGAGAAGGACGTGAACATACTTATAGTGAAATGGCAGATTTCTTTCATGAAGTAATAAAGAAATAATCGGATTCTTTTATGTCTTCTAAATCTATTAAAAAAGAAAACAGAGTAAAATGGCATAAGCGGAACAAATTTGCCGGAGTCAAACTCCTTGTTGATACCTCTATAGTTAGATGCCTTGGTATATATAAAGTTATTCCAAAATCATCCTTGTTCCTAATAGAAAAAGTAATAATCTCAAGTTTATTGAATAATATTTCATTGAAGATTAACAGACTATTAGTGAAAAAAGTAAGGAGCCGACTTTTTGGACAGCCCCTTTTTGTTCCCTAATAATCATCTTTTTACAAGAAAAGACTAATAATAATATCACCCATTGGATTATTATCACATAAAATCCTTAATCAGCCAATACAAAAATAAGGCACTCGAAAATGAGCATGTCTTATGATAAGCATCACCTTTGTTTCCATCAGCTAAATCAGCAACTCCTTTAATCCATAACGCATTTTTATGAAGGAGGTATGAAGTCGAATATAATCCAAACCCTTCCATGTCTAAACCTTGTAGTTTTCGGTCATCTGCTTTTAATTTAGCTATTGTTTCTGGTGAGGTGACAACAAATGGTCCACAGACTGTTGGTGAAACATGAGCTACATACATATCACGGTCTTCAACTTTAAGATTCACATTACGAATTTTTGCATTTATTTTATCCATGTAATCTTCACTCGTTAACAAATCCTGCGCTTTAGCTATTAAAAATGCAGAACCTGGCATTTGTTGTACTTCTTTTAGCAACTTAGTATTACCGGATATATCATCATAAAGTTTTCCGACGGCATAATCTTGCACTGATTTTGCTATAATTAAATCACCCAATTTTATATCTTTACTAGGGATACCAGCAGAAAATCCTGTCATAAATAAATAATTAACTTTTAAAATAGTAAACATAGTGGTAGCAAGTATAGAAGTGGCTGTTACTCCAGGGCGACCAACACATGCTGCAACAATTCTATGTTCCTCCATATTTGCTGTAGTGATCGTCGTTCTTTTAAACTGATAAGGGTAGCCTTCCACGTTAAACGAGGACCACTTTTGACCACTAAAAGCAGCCATTAGTTGAGAAAATTCTTCATTTAAGGCACAAATAATACCTATGTCAAAACGATTTTTATCGGCCAGTGATTTTAAAATAGTTTCTTTACTTCTAATTGTGAAGTCTATTTTTGTTTTCAGCTGCTTTATCCAATCGCTCATTCCAGGTTTACGCTGTATTATGCTGAATAATAGATTGTCAAACTCCGGTTTGTCTTTGCAAAATTCATCTTCTCGTTCGGTTAATCCTATAATTTGAGTTGGCATATTGATGCTAGTGGTTCCATTTATTTCTTTTAAGAAATCTACACCACCCCCTTCTTGAGGATCTTCGTTATCAAACATAGGAAGATACAAATCAAGTAAAAGAATATCATAACTTTTGTTTGCAAGGCAAGATCGTCCTGAAGCTATACTTCTAGCTGTATCTATCTGATTTTCATCTAAACCGCATCCTTCAAGTAATATCTTTCTGATT from Bacteroides sp. MSB163 includes:
- a CDS encoding PKD-like domain-containing protein, yielding MHRFHYFIISACMLFTSCNKDEVITEEVGGQPIIELDSETGIYTVKVDHELTIAPTYQNVEDALFAWTIDGTLVSSGPSLQRTWNECGDFYVKLRVDNAEGYAEEELKVEVKELTPPVISLALPSQGLKVVRNTDYTFTPDIQHSDVEGFKIEWVREGKIVSTENTYTFNEKELGVYTVTINASNIDGTTTKDVSVEVVETMPYVVKFPTPSYLQTSTDRYTFADRPVFLRPLLEYFDNPRFEWSVDGQVMEGEVERMFKFTPSAPGEYTVSCTVSEDTPTEKISRNIDKGKTAVTATVKVVCVDKKEQDGFRASGSSKLWNKVYEYTPAPGQFINETSTIGGMTGNETSPEAAVAWATQRLKDKLHVSLGSFGGYIIVGFDHSIPNSGNQYDFCVQGNAFDGSSEPGIVWVMQDINGNGLPDDEWYELKGSEAGKEETIQNFEVTYYRPEGKKMDVQWISSDGRNGWVDYLSAYHTQDYYYPAWISENSYTLTGTCLAARNTQDSQTGYWDNQSYDWGYVDNFGNDQIEGGSTVDGSGQRNGFKISNAIHADGTEANLQYIDFIKIQCGVLAKSGWLGEVSTEVFSFEDLTK
- a CDS encoding DUF4465 domain-containing protein, which translates into the protein MKRKLRFLAGACLFTATALFSGCSSDDDFLMDPVDSGTSQTRAVTNPDGTLTITFDDFDPGMLAGPTSAGENLYSYQGYPQVTTIYDNTPEEYLFLSMFNTVGGSTEYSSGGIALSNWNIRSNQSGNTGDWWYSYLNQCSVYNTAVEAEGQNKEAGHSGSNFGVVYGYVDAYNQAWMAKPEFYFNVPRKLVGLWICNTSYTYGVITYGNQFGSTGVATPLKEMKGYFQVNLECYDANGGLIRTYKRLLADYRNGQQQVDPITTWDYWEINAEGVQSVKFNFEGSDSGAYGLNTPAYICIDDITIQ
- a CDS encoding phage integrase SAM-like domain-containing protein, yielding MGRITINGTQAGFSCKKEVSLALWDVKTNRAKGKSEEARTLNQELDNIKAQITRHYQYICDHDSFVTAKKVYNRYVGFSEECHTLMNLFREQLEPYKKKIGIEKAESTYCGLVADYKSLLLFMKSKKNAEDIVIEELEKSFIEDYYNWMLGTCALANSTVFGRVNTLKWLMYIAQEKGWIRVHPFASFECMPEYKRRSFLSEEELQRIIHIEPRYKRQRAMRDMFLFMCFTGLSYVDLKAITYDNIHTDSDGGTWLMGNRIKTGVAYVVKLLPIAIELIEKYRGTDEKKDSPNVSFR
- a CDS encoding site-specific integrase; amino-acid sequence: MMKMKTLKEGIVVHADSLGELFKFSAEHTCRSMLHSLEEFANTELVTFKGLTAGFFLGFEHYLWASGCSRNTSACYFRALRVICRKAEKEKVLKDAKQLFSEVFMGYEETKKRALSIEQLRMVASADLEEPSLVMARDLFILSYYLRGIPFIDLAYLRKTDIHDNVLCYRRSKTGRMLTITLEPWMWEIIERYSCDDSDSPYLLRIIRQPGSILEERRQYESALRLYNKHLYQLSERLGLGVRLTSYVAKHHTISI
- a CDS encoding helix-turn-helix domain-containing protein, translated to MDSQDVCLRLNISPRTLQTLRDNGKLPYSQIQHKIFYKPEDVEALLTFVGLQRKEKILKSKNINQ
- a CDS encoding ATP-binding protein, producing the protein MIRELSIENFMSIRKKQVLSFEATKDKTSHELLTVEIKPGMRLNRMLILYGANASGKSNILYAYETIWRVLMFPYTNKLQAIPFYPFALDKDKNTRLSVSFYIGQVRYDYSVEYNNRYIISEKMEYAPNGVLSLFYSRKFVHEDVVPDIEFGRTVGLHLKSKKTIVDNTLNNHTVLSTFAKVSLNEDAKVFRDTYNWIVRYVHGMKGNTLLDIAQQLIDNKEKKDYFISAMRKADFNISNISIDNEARMQSGKDVFFTHHTVDGSDFTLSSIDQSLGTLRYFQLQECMFNMLREDHIYSFDEIESNLHYDLLLHFLTTFMMNTANSQILFTTQDQQLLDEEFIRRDMVWFTEKSKEDASTELYCASEFGLHKNLSLYKAYRTGKLGAKPELGSIF
- a CDS encoding RloB family protein, coding for MKTRKTKTTIAVIGEGPTEKYYLKSLEGVIHAQVKPVVPNHATSMTELERRIEQCIDDGYNMIFCLIDMDNKKEGRNRENYLRLKTKYHQKTIIKKRQGTESLIRFFENERCLEIWFLYHFKYTTQQFNSSNELAKELERICSYEKTEDFLSRKCKGLHNFLLANGGDLDKAIENSEKSILSKSREGREHTYSEMADFFHEVIKK
- a CDS encoding phosphorylase, with product MINILIIDDLEDKIKEIRKILLEGCGLDENQIDTARSIASGRSCLANKSYDILLLDLYLPMFDNEDPQEGGGVDFLKEINGTTSINMPTQIIGLTEREDEFCKDKPEFDNLLFSIIQRKPGMSDWIKQLKTKIDFTIRSKETILKSLADKNRFDIGIICALNEEFSQLMAAFSGQKWSSFNVEGYPYQFKRTTITTANMEEHRIVAACVGRPGVTATSILATTMFTILKVNYLFMTGFSAGIPSKDIKLGDLIIAKSVQDYAVGKLYDDISGNTKLLKEVQQMPGSAFLIAKAQDLLTSEDYMDKINAKIRNVNLKVEDRDMYVAHVSPTVCGPFVVTSPETIAKLKADDRKLQGLDMEGFGLYSTSYLLHKNALWIKGVADLADGNKGDAYHKTCSFSSALFLYWLIKDFM